In Lacerta agilis isolate rLacAgi1 chromosome 8, rLacAgi1.pri, whole genome shotgun sequence, one genomic interval encodes:
- the CTNNBIP1 gene encoding beta-catenin-interacting protein 1 translates to MNREGVPGKSPEEMYIQQKVRVLLMLRKMGSNLTTSEEEFLRTYAGVVNSQLSQLPQHSIDQGAEDGVMAFSRSETEDRRQ, encoded by the exons ATGAACCGTGAGGGTGTCCCCGGGAAGAGTCCGGAGGAGATGTATATTCAGCAGAAAGTCAGAGTCCTGCTAATGCTTAGGAAGATGGGATCAAAT TTAACCACCAGTGAAGAGGAGTTCTTGAGGACGTACGCAGGGGTAGTGAATAGCCAACTTAGCCAACTTCCTCAGCATTCAATTGATCAGG GTGCTGAGGATGGGGTGATGGCATTTTCCAGATCGGAGACTGAAGACAGAAGGCAGTAG